The genome window CTGGAACGTGTCTATATACCGAGCTTTATTTTCGGCCCGGACGATATTGTTGTCGCGGTCGGGCAGGACGGGCTTGTCGCGAACACACTCAAGTACCTTCGAGGCCAGCCCCTGATCGGGGTCAATCCCGACCCCGCGCGTTGGGACGGAGTCCTGCTGCCGTTCGGGGTGGACGATCTCCCGGAAGCCGCCGGCGGGGTGGCGAACGGCCGTTACGAGTGCAAGGAGATCACGCTCGGGCGGGCGGTGTTGAACGACGGGCGGGAGCTTCTCGCGGTGAACGATTTTTTTATCGGGCAGCGGACGCATATTTCCGCGCGCTACGAGATCCGTCACGGCGGCCGCGCGGAGAATCAGTCGTCGAGCGGGATCATCGTATCGACAGGGCTCGGGTCGACCGGCTGGCTGAAGAGCGTACTCGCGGGCGCGGAGGGTGTCGCGCGGGGTATCCGTCATAATAAGGCGGAGGTCCGGCTCGGCGAGAGTTTCGAATGGGGGTCGCGGTTCCTGTATTTTTCGGTGCGTG of Brevinematales bacterium contains these proteins:
- a CDS encoding sugar kinase, with protein sequence MKRISERKIVLVKRKTRLEDLIVRYNTVEQARFYIEHLGADFSDYEDEHLTYHNALSRAEDILSEIGRTQILERVYIPSFIFGPDDIVVAVGQDGLVANTLKYLRGQPLIGVNPDPARWDGVLLPFGVDDLPEAAGGVANGRYECKEITLGRAVLNDGRELLAVNDFFIGQRTHISARYEIRHGGRAENQSSSGIIVSTGLGSTGWLKSVLAGAEGVARGIRHNKAEVRLGESFEWGSRFLYFSVREPFPSKNSGAEIVFGRVDRREPLAVVSHMPENGVIFSDGIERDFLRFNSGMAAEIGLADFTGKLVV